Within Vicinamibacteria bacterium, the genomic segment AACGTCGTTCAGCATCTCGAGATACATGCGATTCCGCGTGACCCTCGGCGCCTTGCGGTACTCCTCGTAGATCGCCTCGAAGCGACCGGCCTCACCGACCGAACGATTGACGCGAGCGGCGGCATAGCCCTCGGCCTCCTGAATGAGCCGCTGGGCCTCGCCTCGAGCACGCGGTATGGCCTGGTTGTACTCGGCCAGAGCTTCGTTGGTGAGGCGTTCCTTCTCCTGGATGGCTTCGTTGACCTCGTTGAAAGACGGCTTGACGGGATCGGGCGGGGTCACGTCCTGGAGAACGAGCTGCTGGACGTCGATCCCCGCCCCATACCGCTCGCAGAGCTCCTGGAGTATGTTCTTTGCCTGAAGGGCGATGCTGGCTCGGCCGGTGGTGATGACCTCGTCGACGCTGTGGTCCCCGACGACTTCCCGCATCGCCGCTTCACCCATGGCGCGAAACGTCGACTCGACGTCGCGGATGTTGAAGAGATAGTCCCGCGGATCCTTGATCTTGTACTGCACGATCCACTCGACGACGGCGACGTTGAGATCGCCGGTCAGCATCAGGGACTCGTCGTCGAATCCCTCACGGCTGAACTGGCTGCGCACCCCAGGCTGGGTGGTCCGAAAGCCGAACTCCTGTTTGAGCTGGCGCTGGACCGGCACTTCGTAAACGTTCTCGACGAACGGAATGAGAAAATGGAGCCCCGGCTCGGTCACGCGAGCAAAGCGGCCGAAGCGGAGCACGACTCCCTGGGCGTCGGTCGCGACTTGATAAACGCCTTTATAGAGCAGCACGGCGGCGAGGATCGCGATGACCAGTGCACCCATGCCCCGCGGCGACAGCCGGGGCATGTTGACGCGCGGCATGCGGGATGCGTCGAAATCGAACGGTCCTCGTCCGCTTCCTCCAAATGACATGATTGCCTCCTTGCGCCGGTAGGTTATCGCATCGAGTAAAATCCCGGGAATGGTACTACCCACGCGGTACGACTTCGCGGGCACCGAGAAGCGAATTTACGAGCTGTGGCGCCAAAAACGCGCTTTTGACAGCGTCTACGATCCGGCCGGGAAGCCACGCTCGGAAACGGAGGCGGGAAAGCCTCGCTTCACCATCGTCATCCCGCCGCCGAACGTCACCGGGCGGCTCCACATGGGCCACGCGCTCAACAACACCATTCAGGACGTCCTCATCCGATACAAGCGCATGGACGGCTACGATGCCCTCTGGGTGCCCGGGACCGATCACGCAGGAATCTCGACTCAGACCGTCGTCCGCAAACATCTGGATGCCGAGGGAATCGACTACCGGTCGCTCGGGCGCGAGAAGTTCGTCGAGAGAGTCTGGGAGTGGAAGCAGAGATACGGCGACATGATCTTGAAGCAGCTCGAAAAGCTGGGCTGCTCGTGCGACTGGCGGCGAACCTGCTTCACGATGGATGAAGGGCCGTCACGCGGCGTCCGTGTCGTCTTCAAGGCCCTCTATGACCGTGGCCTGCTGTACCGCGGCAAGCGCATCGTCAACTGGTGCCCCGTCGATCGCACCGCGCTCTCGGATGACGAGGTCAACACCAGGGACGGCGGGGAGCCGGGCCACCTGTGGCACATCCGCTATCCGCTCGTCGAGCCGGCGAACGGCATCGAATCCTTGACGGTCGCAACGACGCGGCCGGAAACGATGTTCGGTGACGTCGCCGTCGCCGTGCACCCCGAGGACGAGCGCTACCGCGCGGTCGTGGGAAGAAACGTCCGCTTGCCGCTCCAGGGGCGCATCATCCCCATAATCGCCGACGACTACGTGGACCGTTCGTTCGGAACGGGATGTCTCAAGATCACCCCCGCGCACGATCCGAACGACTTCGAGCTCGGAAACCGCCACGGCCTCTCACCCGTCGACGTCATGAACGACGACGCATCGATGAACGACGTCGTGCCCGAGCGTTTTCGGGGACTCGACCGTTTCGAGGCGCGTCGCGAGGCCGTCCGGGCTCTCCAGGAGGAGGGGCTCATCGAGAAAGTCGAAGAGCGCATGGTTCCGGTTGGCCGCGCGCAGCGCTCGGGAGCGCTCATCGAATATCGGCTCTCGGATCAATGGTTCGTCCGGATGAAACCCCTGGCCGCCAAAGCGCTCGCGGCGAGCGGCTACGAGCTTTCCGACGGAACCTGGGTGAAGAAGCGCGACGGGCAGCTCTCGTTTCATCCCTCGCGCTGGGAAAAAATCTATTACGACTGGCTCACGAACATTCGCGACTGGACGATCAGCCGCCAGATCTGGTGGGGCCATCGCATTCCCGCCTGGCACCATGTCGAGACCGGTGAGATCCTCGTCGATCTGGACACGCCCGAGCCCGCTCGCCGGAATCCCGACCAATGGCAGCAGGACCCCGACGTCCTCGACACCTGGTTCAGCTCGTGGCTCTGGCCGATGACGACGCTCGGATGGCCTGACGAGACGCCGGACCTCGAGCGCTATTTTCCCACGAGCGTGCTCTCGACCAGCAAGGACATCATCTTCTTCTGGGTCGCGCGGATGAATTTCGCCGCCCTGGAGATGAAGGGGGAGCTCCCCTACCGCGACGTTTACATCCACCCGACGGTGCTCGACGAGCGGGGCGCCGTCATGAGCAAGAGCAAGGGAAATGGCATCGATCCCCTCGCGGTCATCGACGGGGCCACGGCCGAGGATCTCAAGGAACCGATCTACGAGGCACGCCCGGAGAACATGGAAGAGCTGTTGCAGCGCACCGCGAGGAGTTTTCCTGACGGTTTCGAGGCGATCGGCGCCGACGCTCTTCGTTTCACCCTGGTCTCCTCCTGCTCCGAAGGTCAGGAAATGCGGCTGTCCCTCCAGCGATTCAACGACATCGGCCGCCGGTTCATCACCAAGCTCTGGAACGCGAGCCGTTACGTTCTCCTCTCCCTCGAGACCGTGCCCGACGTGGACGCGGGTGAGTCGGAGCCCGCCGTCGAAGATCGCTGGATCGGCTCTCGCACCGCCTCGACGATCGGGGAAGTCCGCGCCGCGCTCGACGGGTTCGATTTCGCCCCCGTCGGCCAGGCCCTCTATCGTTTCGTCTGGAACGACTACTGCGACTGGTATCTCGAGCTCACCAAGGCCCGCATGAGCGGCGAAGACCCTTCGGCGGCGCGACGCGCGGCTCACACGCTCGGCGTGACGTTGGCCGATATCTTGCGCTTGCTCCACCCGGTGACGCCCTTCATCACCGAGGAGATCTGGGGAAGACTTCAGGAAGCGATGGATGCCAAGGGACTCTGGCTCGGCGCTCGGCCGGAGTCCGAGTTATTGATCCTCGAGCGCGCTCCCAAAGCGGACCGGGTACCCGACCGTGAGCTCGAGACCGAGTTCGAGGCTCTTCAGCGAGTCGTGAATCGGGTTCGCACGAGTCG encodes:
- the hflK gene encoding FtsH protease activity modulator HflK — protein: MSFGGSGRGPFDFDASRMPRVNMPRLSPRGMGALVIAILAAVLLYKGVYQVATDAQGVVLRFGRFARVTEPGLHFLIPFVENVYEVPVQRQLKQEFGFRTTQPGVRSQFSREGFDDESLMLTGDLNVAVVEWIVQYKIKDPRDYLFNIRDVESTFRAMGEAAMREVVGDHSVDEVITTGRASIALQAKNILQELCERYGAGIDVQQLVLQDVTPPDPVKPSFNEVNEAIQEKERLTNEALAEYNQAIPRARGEAQRLIQEAEGYAAARVNRSVGEAGRFEAIYEEYRKAPRVTRNRMYLEMLNDVLPKLGRKVIVDEEGTSVLPLLNLQGEVKQ
- a CDS encoding valine--tRNA ligase is translated as MVLPTRYDFAGTEKRIYELWRQKRAFDSVYDPAGKPRSETEAGKPRFTIVIPPPNVTGRLHMGHALNNTIQDVLIRYKRMDGYDALWVPGTDHAGISTQTVVRKHLDAEGIDYRSLGREKFVERVWEWKQRYGDMILKQLEKLGCSCDWRRTCFTMDEGPSRGVRVVFKALYDRGLLYRGKRIVNWCPVDRTALSDDEVNTRDGGEPGHLWHIRYPLVEPANGIESLTVATTRPETMFGDVAVAVHPEDERYRAVVGRNVRLPLQGRIIPIIADDYVDRSFGTGCLKITPAHDPNDFELGNRHGLSPVDVMNDDASMNDVVPERFRGLDRFEARREAVRALQEEGLIEKVEERMVPVGRAQRSGALIEYRLSDQWFVRMKPLAAKALAASGYELSDGTWVKKRDGQLSFHPSRWEKIYYDWLTNIRDWTISRQIWWGHRIPAWHHVETGEILVDLDTPEPARRNPDQWQQDPDVLDTWFSSWLWPMTTLGWPDETPDLERYFPTSVLSTSKDIIFFWVARMNFAALEMKGELPYRDVYIHPTVLDERGAVMSKSKGNGIDPLAVIDGATAEDLKEPIYEARPENMEELLQRTARSFPDGFEAIGADALRFTLVSSCSEGQEMRLSLQRFNDIGRRFITKLWNASRYVLLSLETVPDVDAGESEPAVEDRWIGSRTASTIGEVRAALDGFDFAPVGQALYRFVWNDYCDWYLELTKARMSGEDPSAARRAAHTLGVTLADILRLLHPVTPFITEEIWGRLQEAMDAKGLWLGARPESELLILERAPKADRVPDRELETEFEALQRVVNRVRTSRANARLAHGVKLNVSVKTLNGSLSGHLAETKPVLIALASLAALDVVRERPAGTVAFVDPAFDANDDHPPHHPMLGQQFLAALYAGLAASPQWNDSL